ttgCAATCTTTGGCCAGCCATGTGACAGTTTCCAGTACAAGTTCACGACCTATAAAAAGAGAATCCCTGTCTCATGCTCCGCCCCCTCGTATCCTGCACCAAGCATAAATTTAGCAACTTTAAATTGGCTCCCAAGTGTAACAATTCCTCATATATTGTGCAGGATCAGGCCAATGGTTTACTCCAGAGGCTGCAAGTATCCGCAGATCATCGCAGCCTGCAGCTGTAACACTATATGCAGACTTACTCTCTAGCTGCAGGCGCCCTGCAGGAGTCTATTACTCAGGGTATATGGATGCACTCGCAGCAGTGAAAGGGTTACAGCTATTCAACTGTGCTGTGTAGGAGAAGAGCCTGGCACATTCCATCTAAGTGCACAAAtaggggaggagggggcactTCCTGTATCCAGGCTGCACTGGAGTCTCCACAACATGTCTACATGGCACTAGTCAGGGGTACATTGTATCCTGAGGACCCAGGAGGGGTGTGAGTGTCCCCCCAGGGCTGACTTTATTGAGGGGAGCTGGAACTTTTGCGATGCACGGACTCCCCCCACGGCGCAGACAATGGTGCACACAAATTCCTGGACTCTCTGCAGCCTCTGAAATTTAGACTGGAGGAAAGATTTGAAGGGTAAGGAGCAGGGCGCTCTCCTCTGTTCTTTGTATTTTCTTCACAGGGGACAATGCAAACTTTGAACCTGAGCAGAAGAAGCTGATTCGCGGCCGGTTTTGTTTTCAAAAAATCTCCGTTTTGGGCAGAATTTACAAAAATTTGCAGAATCTGGGACCGTTTCAGTcaattttttgcaacatttttttgaattttctttttcttttcgagCTACCTGGATTACGATCTCTGTTTTGGAACCGATCGCGGAGACTCAACCCCTAGACCCGAGCGAGAGTAAGGAgaaagtttttgggttttttggcaAATCTTTTTTATTTTGAAGGTACGGGAGCGACTCATAAGCCAGAGGGGCCCTTCTAATTCATTCTTGGATGACCCGTCTCCTCCCATCTTACTCTTATGTCAGGAGTTGCAAAATATTTAGCAATCTGCCGTGGCGATGCAGGTCCCCCTTGTAAAGGGGGGTGACATCATAACTacgaggggggggggatggggataATGGCAGGgggaaactttttttaaaaaaagttgaaAACTTAACTATCCGGTTTCTGGCAactgtttttttgcaaatttaaattttcataggaatgttttgaaaaaaaaaaaattgcaattggcATTTTTTGCATTCAAAAAAattcctgttgttttttttttttttgttttaatcaaTTTTACAAGTTTATGACCCGAGGCCAACTGGGAAGGTGAgaaagcagggggggggggggtgtttatttTGACAGTTGACATGTGGTGATGTCATCGCCTACGACACGGTGACATCAGCAGCCCCTAGGGGGTGTAGCATGGATTTAACAAAAAGAGCAGTTGtataagtggacttgtctatggAGCTTGCGATCTATTATGGATCCATATGCGTGTATTGTACATATTGAAGCCTGCTGGGACTATATAGCCCAGCAACCCTTCCTGAACACATGGTATAGTCCGGTCTCCTAGTCTGTTAGGAGGAATCTTACATTTCCCCTATCTTAAAAATTTTTAAATTTCGTAAATTTCTTTTTGTCTAAGATTTTGTTTCCCAAAAaaatccatgtttttttttttttgttaggacgAAAAATCTCTGACTATTGTACTTTGGAGTTCAGTGGTTGCCCAGCAGGGGGAggtaaaatgcaacttttttgcaaaaaaattaaaaaaaacgatGGACAAAAATCTGTTGTGCTTTTCCCCATAATACAAAAATCAAAAGTTAGTCTACTGTTTTTGGATTTTCAGCAGTGCAGTAAATGCCACAGTCGGGGAGGGGGGTGGTCCCGGATTACGCCATAGGGGGGGCATGTTGACAATTTCCATATATTATGTGTAACAccgatccatttttttttttttttccagggacaCATTAGAAACAAAAATGTTCCCATACTCTCCCCTCCAACCTCGCCTCTTTTAACCCACGCTAGACTGGTTGCTTTGGGTTTTTCTCCCACGTGAAATCAACACACAAGAGACTGGAAAGACCAAAGGATTatttcacagaattttttttaaaaaaaatttttgtggggGGAGAAATGTGCAAGCCCGGGATACGACAGCAAAAACAGGGGCATGACGCCACGATGCAAAGTGACCTGGAATGTACATTATTCTAGCTGAACGGCGGGTGATGGCTACGACTGAGAGCTGAGTCAATCGAGGGTTAAACAGTTGTCAAGGAAACTTtgcgtaaactttttttttttttttttttcctccctcttGTGATTTTTATCTTACCGCTGGAAAAACCAACAGGAACTAAAGTGGAATTAATTGCTGCAATTGCTAAAAGATGAAGATTTATCACGGGTCTGCCCGGGGCTTCTCGGCTCAATCTTTGGGAAACTTAGACGGAATGCTATAGGCTCGGGGGGAACGTCGTCTTCTTCTCTATGGATTACACGATCGAATGTATTTTAACTTATTTCTTGAAGACTTTTTGAATCTTTTTGTGGATATCTATAGTAAAAGTGATCCTACCCCATCTCCTTCGGTGGCGTCTTGAACAATGGCTGGGAGAGATGTCGAGAGAAAAGTTCGGATATACAGGAGCGTGTCTTTTAAAAAACTGGGAAACTGGAATGCCAAAGCTTTTAGTGAAGAGGGAGGCACGGAACTGCCCGGGAAAGGAGATGTCACCCAACCCACATGTCAAAAAACACATCGTCCCCCTGCCAGATCCCTCAGCTTAACTAGGAAGGTGTCCAAGATCTCTTCAGCCAGCAAAGACCAGAATAGCCCGTCGGTCCGGCAGCTTTCTCAGCGCTTTTCGCCCCACCAGAGGGACGACGAGGCTGTGAGCGACGATGAGAACTTAAGGCGTGTGGATCATCGTTTGCAGGCTGCGTCTTGGGAAGGCAACAGTGTAACGGAGCCTTCTCAGGGCAGTCGACAAGACTTTATAAACCCCTCCGGGAGCGATGGCCTCTCCCTGGCACTGCCAGGTAAGTCGCATGATTTTCATAGCCCAAGCCCAAGGGAATCTCCGAGCTCAGGGATATCACTAGATGAAGTGAACGCCTTCTGTAGTTTTCTGCATCAGCCAGATAACCGGGAACTGTTTGTGACAGAAGGGACTAACTGGCCTAGCGTTACCGAAATGAGGAAACTTTTTGGAGATAGCACTAGGAAAGTTCCATCTAGGGCATCTTCCCTGCCAGATTGTGAAGAACCAAGGCTCACGGGCCAGCCGGGGTCTCAATTAAGAGAGACTCCGGGGATGGAGCCGCAAAGACATTGTCCCGTAGAAACTGCAACTGCCAAAAGTTTTAACCATTACACCAAAGAGCCTTCACACTGGCCCAAAAACCCAACATCGAAGGTGGAAAGCAACTATTGCCGGACACTACCGGAGAGTAAAACAGAACAACCTATTGTGTGTTTGGATACAAAAGATCACCGTATTAGTAACACTGGTCCCAAGCCCcaacctcctccccctcctccaagAAGCTGTATCCCGTTTGGCCTGAAAGCGCACACACTTTCATCTGGTCTACCTAAACAAGAGGCAAGGCAGCAATCACTAAGTTTACATTCCTGGCATAGTTCAGGCAAACCACAGACAGCCCCTAATAATGTCAGACTCAAAGACAGCTACAGCATGGATGAGCTGCAGAGGAACACCTTACTGCCCACCTTGACTAATAAGATCAGGTCCCAAGAAACCTCCTCGGATAGCGAAGAGGAAGGTGAGCTTGATGCCCTCAGGGAAAGTCTCAGGAAACGCTCTACTAGGAAGGAAAAAGACTCTTTAGTATATGATAATAAAAACTCTGATGGGGGTGGGCACAACGCACTAGTCAATGCAGCCAACGACTTGGGTCAAGTCACCAATCTGTCGGACATATCAATGCAAAAACCTGATGCACATTGTAGATTGCCACAAAGCGGCCTAGTTCCTATAGTCAGTTCTGAAGATTCTTCACTAGAACCAAGTCCTTCTGCTAATATCGCAACCACTACTCCTCACGAAACGCCCAAACAACATTTCCGAAACGCTTCCGAAACGGCGACTCCAGGTCAGCTGGCCCCCGTGTCTCCTATGCCCACTGTATCTCGAGTTGCAAAAGTTAACATTCCACCTTTTATGCCGAGTCCTTGTGGTTCTAGAAGCAGCAGTAGATATTCAAGCACTGAAACCCTTAAAGATGATGACCACTTCAATACCTATTATGGTGGACAAACACGTAGCCTCCAGGGAGGGTTTAACGTTCACCGATCGCCAAGTTTTGGCCAACATGAAAGTATGTCTAGGCCGATAGTCCGTCCTAGGTCAAAAATACCATCTGGTGTAGCCAAAGTGAGAAATGAAAATGTTACTGATGGTCTACCTTGTGACCTTGAAAGTGATGACTCAAAACAGAAGAAATCTATGTCGAACCCAGATATAACATCCGATACCCTTAGTTTGCTAAGTTACATAAAATCAGACATTTCGGACTTAAAACTAAAAAACAGAGGGCAAGGGACCAGTGACAAGGAAGGAGTCAGATTTGAGGCCTGCCAGGAATCTTTTGCGCAGAAAAGTTTAGTTGGCCAAGGAAGGACTACGGGGCAAAACCGACTGCAACAAGGGAACCGTCCAACGCTAAAAGACTTGACCGCTACGTTAAGACGCACAAAATCCTTCACGTATTCCGACAAACTGGGCTCCCGACGGGTGACCACACACAGTTCCATGAAACAGAGTTCGTCGGAACTTATGCTTGCCACCCCATCCAGTAGCGATGGTATATTTTCACATATGGAAGCTGCTAATAATGTAGAAGAAAACTATAATGAGCCAGAGACCATGCAGGACCAATACATCCAAGAAGCCAGACAAGTATTCGAGAAAATTAAGCAGATAGGTTCTCAGGATGACTACACTTTTGACCAGGAAGTGATTGAACATCTCAAAAATGACAAAAGGCCTGATGTCTCTATGGAGGAAGAgggtgatggcaaacctatgaaaAAATGTGCGTCCAATGAACACGTGTCGAATAGGAAAACCTCTGATGTATCTGGGCATGAGTCTAGCTTGACTGATGAGGGCATTGTTACCGAGGTGGACCCTGCACCTTGTTCTTCGTATCGAGACCTTGGTCAGAAACTCAAAGTCTGGAAATCGCCAGGAACTTCCCAAGAAGAAAGTGAATTTTTGCATGCCCAGAATGGAGATTACAACACAGTTCAATCCCATACTGGTAATTCTGAAAGTCCTCCATGCTCCGACACTCACCATACAGCAAACAATCAAGGACCTATGGATGCTCCACCAACACCTGGAACAGTTAGACGAAGACGGAAATTTCCCTCTCTTGGTAATAGTGGCACAGATTCTAGTAGCGGGAGCAATGGTGAGTCGGGAAGTGAGTCCTATAGATCATTGAGTGATCCAATGCCTCACCGGAGATACTCTATCACCGAAGATGCTAAAACGTTCTCCATGGATAGCAACCTCCTCGGGTCATTAAATTCAAAGTCTGGGATCTCTGATTCCTCAGTGACGGCTCTATCTGAATGCACCGGTAGTGCCGCAAGCGTACTTTCTTTCAGTAGTGATGGGGTTAAGGATTACAACACAGTCATCCAAAATATTGTTAGTCAACCCGGAGCCCTTGATAAAGTCATTGATGAAAAGGGCAACGGGAAGACCATAAAGAAAAAGTCCTTCAGTGATCCAAGTCGTCGTGGAGAATTGTCTCCTGCGGGCCTCGAGGACTCCAATGAGCCTTCCAAAGAGTTGGAACAGTCCATCTTGGCCTCTACCAGTGAACCCATACTATCGGAGCAAAGAGAGGAGTTGGAAGAGCTGGACGAGATCGAGGAGGAGACAAAGTTTCAAACTCAACCAGAGTTCCCATCTCCTGGTGATTTGGATGAAAATGGATTGGAAGGAAATCAAAGCTTAAGTTTTGACCCAAACCTTGTGAATGTCTTATCTCCCAGGGTGGTAAGACGCAGCTTTAAAAAACGTTCCAATCGGATTGGTAGTCATGATGGCCACAAGGAAGGTGAGGAACCAAAGGAAGCACTTGCAAAAATCAGGCAAGGGATTAAACATGTACGTCACACAAGTGAACCAGCAACCTTTATTCCTATCTCCCCTCCTGAATGCAAAGTGTTAGGCCCTGGTGGTGCCCATGTGACAAACTTGGAGTCTACAAGGCCTCATGTCAAACATTATCCTGTTTTGATAAGCCCCTTAGAGGATGTGTCCAAGCAAACTCATGCCAATGCTGGTAACTCCTTCAACCCTATGGATTTGCCTAGAACAGCACCAAGTACGCCAACCACAACCGAACCAAGACCGTTGAAGGTTTGCAAGCCAATCGAAGAGGCCGGTCACAGGAGCAAACCCAGTGTGGTGAGTGCAAAATTTACcaaattgtattgtattgttgtTCTTGTTTGGTGCTTTGGGTAATATCATGAATCTGTAATAGTACGGTAACAATTATGTGGACATGTGTAGGTCTAAATGTAGGTGACATATGTTCATCTTATAATGTATATTTGGGCCTTGTATGCCCCGTGGGCCGCCATATGGTGCCTTGTAATTAGTTTACTTACTATAAGTCTTGGATGAAATTTTTAGCCTAAACGATGTCAAGaatgggcaacacagtggctcagtggttagcactgcagccttgaagcactggagtcctgggttcaagtcccgccaggaacaaca
This sequence is a window from Leptodactylus fuscus isolate aLepFus1 chromosome 2, aLepFus1.hap2, whole genome shotgun sequence. Protein-coding genes within it:
- the ARHGEF17 gene encoding rho guanine nucleotide exchange factor 17 isoform X2; amino-acid sequence: MAGRDVERKVRIYRSVSFKKLGNWNAKAFSEEGGTELPGKGDVTQPTCQKTHRPPARSLSLTRKVSKISSASKDQNSPSVRQLSQRFSPHQRDDEAVSDDENLRRVDHRLQAASWEGNSVTEPSQGSRQDFINPSGSDGLSLALPGKSHDFHSPSPRESPSSGISLDEVNAFCSFLHQPDNRELFVTEGTNWPSVTEMRKLFGDSTRKVPSRASSLPDCEEPRLTGQPGSQLRETPGMEPQRHCPVETATAKSFNHYTKEPSHWPKNPTSKVESNYCRTLPESKTEQPIVCLDTKDHRISNTGPKPQPPPPPPRSCIPFGLKAHTLSSGLPKQEARQQSLSLHSWHSSGKPQTAPNNVRLKDSYSMDELQRNTLLPTLTNKIRSQETSSDSEEEGELDALRESLRKRSTRKEKDSLVYDNKNSDGGGHNALVNAANDLGQVTNLSDISMQKPDAHCRLPQSGLVPIVSSEDSSLEPSPSANIATTTPHETPKQHFRNASETATPGQLAPVSPMPTVSRVAKVNIPPFMPSPCGSRSSSRYSSTETLKDDDHFNTYYGGQTRSLQGGFNVHRSPSFGQHESMSRPIVRPRSKIPSGVAKVRNENVTDGLPCDLESDDSKQKKSMSNPDITSDTLSLLSYIKSDISDLKLKNRGQGTSDKEGVRFEACQESFAQKSLVGQGRTTGQNRLQQGNRPTLKDLTATLRRTKSFTYSDKLGSRRVTTHSSMKQSSSELMLATPSSSDGIFSHMEAANNVEENYNEPETMQDQYIQEARQVFEKIKQIGSQDDYTFDQEVIEHLKNDKRPDVSMEEEGDGKPMKKCASNEHVSNRKTSDVSGHESSLTDEGIVTEVDPAPCSSYRDLGQKLKVWKSPGTSQEESEFLHAQNGDYNTVQSHTGNSESPPCSDTHHTANNQGPMDAPPTPGTVRRRRKFPSLGNSGTDSSSGSNGESGSESYRSLSDPMPHRRYSITEDAKTFSMDSNLLGSLNSKSGISDSSVTALSECTGSAASVLSFSSDGVKDYNTVIQNIVSQPGALDKVIDEKGNGKTIKKKSFSDPSRRGELSPAGLEDSNEPSKELEQSILASTSEPILSEQREELEELDEIEEETKFQTQPEFPSPGDLDENGLEGNQSLSFDPNLVNVLSPRVVRRSFKKRSNRIGSHDGHKEGEEPKEALAKIRQGIKHVRHTSEPATFIPISPPECKVLGPGGAHVTNLESTRPHVKHYPVLISPLEDVSKQTHANAGNSFNPMDLPRTAPSTPTTTEPRPLKVCKPIEEAGHRSKPSVDMRKHVFLTLLDTEQSYVESLRTLMEGYMKPLKQPENSLLCDPSLVDEIFDQIPELLEHHEQFLEQVNHCVQHWPDVQTVGDMLGQSFSKEILVSIYSAYIDNFLNAKDAVRIAKETRPAFIKFLEQCTRENREKQALSDLMIKPVQRIPRYELIVKDLLKHTPEDHPDHLCLLDAQRNIKQLAERINKGMRSAEEAERDTRILQEIESHIEGMEDLQVPFRRFVRQEMVVEVKAVGGKKDRSLFLFTDLLLCTTLKRKSGSLRRSSMNLYTAASVIDISSKYKLLWKLPLEDVEVVKGTSQTSNRDSIQKAISRLDEDLSTMGQISKLSETLSFPHQTLDDVIKDMMASVHRELAEKQSLSFSMSFPPNKVELTTTKADGTESYIFEFSNPDARLHFEQAFEEAKKKLATSKNRLDPEFLKAIPIMKTRSGMQFSCASPSQSSSDNMHEVWVCNSDGYVGQVCLLSIRNEPTVEACIAVCSARILCIASVPGLKRNYRERPPALMNRPSEPQHLDEPPSSQQCLHISISGSSLELSEHTDSASRDLVPFDSDDTDDESSPSPSSTLQSQASRSTISSSFGTEEMTSAKDTTAETTSSEEEQEPGFLPIPSNFNQNRDSESPTDGPAVRRSSRGSFTRGSLEDLLSIDPEAYQSSMWLGTEDGCIHVYQSSDNIRNRKNSMKMQHVAAVMCILYLDNQVFVSIANGDLIVYQREAGSFWDPQNSKTLPLGSPGSPITKMVSISGKLWCGCQNRVIILNTSSLLQEHTFHIGQDQNRCVTSMVTSNVGMWIALQGSAQVRLYHATTFEQLSEVDIAPPVHKMLAGSDAIIRQHKSACLRITALLACKDLLWIGTSAGVVLTLTITSSTTALKGPVSPVGLSQGHTGHVRFLTSVELPDGFDVHFPLPGDQGNEQTCDTEKRDATRHRTKSKLLVISGGDGYEDFRLTSSSETVGRDDSTNHLLLWRV
- the ARHGEF17 gene encoding rho guanine nucleotide exchange factor 17 isoform X1, which encodes MAGRDVERKVRIYRSVSFKKLGNWNAKAFSEEGGTELPGKGDVTQPTCQKTHRPPARSLSLTRKVSKISSASKDQNSPSVRQLSQRFSPHQRDDEAVSDDENLRRVDHRLQAASWEGNSVTEPSQGSRQDFINPSGSDGLSLALPGKSHDFHSPSPRESPSSGISLDEVNAFCSFLHQPDNRELFVTEGTNWPSVTEMRKLFGDSTRKVPSRASSLPDCEEPRLTGQPGSQLRETPGMEPQRHCPVETATAKSFNHYTKEPSHWPKNPTSKVESNYCRTLPESKTEQPIVCLDTKDHRISNTGPKPQPPPPPPRSCIPFGLKAHTLSSGLPKQEARQQSLSLHSWHSSGKPQTAPNNVRLKDSYSMDELQRNTLLPTLTNKIRSQETSSDSEEEGELDALRESLRKRSTRKEKDSLVYDNKNSDGGGHNALVNAANDLGQVTNLSDISMQKPDAHCRLPQSGLVPIVSSEDSSLEPSPSANIATTTPHETPKQHFRNASETATPGQLAPVSPMPTVSRVAKVNIPPFMPSPCGSRSSSRYSSTETLKDDDHFNTYYGGQTRSLQGGFNVHRSPSFGQHESMSRPIVRPRSKIPSGVAKVRNENVTDGLPCDLESDDSKQKKSMSNPDITSDTLSLLSYIKSDISDLKLKNRGQGTSDKEGVRFEACQESFAQKSLVGQGRTTGQNRLQQGNRPTLKDLTATLRRTKSFTYSDKLGSRRVTTHSSMKQSSSELMLATPSSSDGIFSHMEAANNVEENYNEPETMQDQYIQEARQVFEKIKQIGSQDDYTFDQEVIEHLKNDKRPDVSMEEEGDGKPMKKCASNEHVSNRKTSDVSGHESSLTDEGIVTEVDPAPCSSYRDLGQKLKVWKSPGTSQEESEFLHAQNGDYNTVQSHTGNSESPPCSDTHHTANNQGPMDAPPTPGTVRRRRKFPSLGNSGTDSSSGSNGESGSESYRSLSDPMPHRRYSITEDAKTFSMDSNLLGSLNSKSGISDSSVTALSECTGSAASVLSFSSDGVKDYNTVIQNIVSQPGALDKVIDEKGNGKTIKKKSFSDPSRRGELSPAGLEDSNEPSKELEQSILASTSEPILSEQREELEELDEIEEETKFQTQPEFPSPGDLDENGLEGNQSLSFDPNLVNVLSPRVVRRSFKKRSNRIGSHDGHKEGEEPKEALAKIRQGIKHVRHTSEPATFIPISPPECKVLGPGGAHVTNLESTRPHVKHYPVLISPLEDVSKQTHANAGNSFNPMDLPRTAPSTPTTTEPRPLKVCKPIEEAGHRSKPSVDMRKHVFLTLLDTEQSYVESLRTLMEGYMKPLKQPENSLLCDPSLVDEIFDQIPELLEHHEQFLEQVNHCVQHWPDVQTVGDMLGQSFSKEILVSIYSAYIDNFLNAKDAVRIAKETRPAFIKFLEQCTRENREKQALSDLMIKPVQRIPRYELIVKDLLKHTPEDHPDHLCLLDAQRNIKQLAERINKGMRSAEEAERDTRILQEIESHIEGMEDLQVPFRRFVRQEMVVEVKAVGGKKDRSLFLFTDLLLCTTLKRKSGSLRRSSMNLYTAASVIDISSKYKLLWKLPLEDVEVVKGTSQTSNRDSIQKAISRLDEDLSTMGQISKLSETLSFPHQTLDDVIKDMMASVHRELAEKQSLSFSMSFPPNKVELTTTKADGTESYIFEFSNPDARLHFEQAFEEAKKKLATSKNRLDPEFLKAIPIMKTRSGMQFSCASPSQSSSDNMHEVWVCNSDGYVGQVCLLSIRNEPTVEACIAVCSARILCIASVPGLKRNYSRERPPALMNRPSEPQHLDEPPSSQQCLHISISGSSLELSEHTDSASRDLVPFDSDDTDDESSPSPSSTLQSQASRSTISSSFGTEEMTSAKDTTAETTSSEEEQEPGFLPIPSNFNQNRDSESPTDGPAVRRSSRGSFTRGSLEDLLSIDPEAYQSSMWLGTEDGCIHVYQSSDNIRNRKNSMKMQHVAAVMCILYLDNQVFVSIANGDLIVYQREAGSFWDPQNSKTLPLGSPGSPITKMVSISGKLWCGCQNRVIILNTSSLLQEHTFHIGQDQNRCVTSMVTSNVGMWIALQGSAQVRLYHATTFEQLSEVDIAPPVHKMLAGSDAIIRQHKSACLRITALLACKDLLWIGTSAGVVLTLTITSSTTALKGPVSPVGLSQGHTGHVRFLTSVELPDGFDVHFPLPGDQGNEQTCDTEKRDATRHRTKSKLLVISGGDGYEDFRLTSSSETVGRDDSTNHLLLWRV